A region from the Salvia splendens isolate huo1 unplaced genomic scaffold, SspV2 ctg854, whole genome shotgun sequence genome encodes:
- the LOC121791614 gene encoding 40S ribosomal protein S13-like — MGRMHSRGKGISASALPYKRTPPSWLKITSEDVEENICKFAKKGLTPSQIGVILRDSHGIAQVKSVTGSKILRILKGHGLAPEIPEDLYHLIKKAVAIRKHLERNRKDKDSKFRLILVESRIHRLARYYKKTKKLPPVWKYESTTASTLVA, encoded by the exons ATGGGTCGCATGCACAGCCGAGG AAAGGGTATTTCCGCTTCAGCCCTTCCCTACAAGAGGACTCCTCCCTCCTGGCTCAAAATCACCTCTGAAGAT GTTGAGGAGAATATCTGCAAGTTTGCGAAGAAGGGTCTGACCCCGTCGCAGATCGGCGTGATTCTCCGTGACTCCCACGGCATTGCTCAGGTGAAGAGCGTCACCGGAAGCAAGATTCTCCGCATTCTCAAGGGTCATG GGCTTGCACCCGAAATTCCTGAGGATTTGTACCACTTGATCAAGAAAGCAGTGGCTATCAGGAAGCATCTGGAGAGGAACAGGAAGGACAAGGACTCTAAGTTTAGGTTGATTTTGGTTGAGAGCAGGATTCACCGCCTTGCCCGTTACTACAAGAAGACAAAGAAGCTTCCGCCTGTCTGGAAATA CGAATCAACCACCGCAAGCACTCTTGTGGCCTAG